One window of the Chryseobacterium camelliae genome contains the following:
- a CDS encoding GTP pyrophosphokinase, translating to MADDYLNKILAEYKECHAAYSALGSKVEHTVRRLCKNIPIHQITSRVKTRSSLAQKIIKKDKYRTLDDITDILGLRIITYFEDDISKIEEILNREFTVDWSNSVDKGHIEIDKFGYKSIHFILQINEQKAKSKEYADYKNIRFEIQIRSILQHSWAEIEHDLGYKSVTDIPEKAQRTFYRVAALLEQADIEFTKLKKEIHEFENSVSKNLKNKRELININESTIIAFVKKNPLLREIESMVRKALRTPGQSRFDTAYISANHFPAQLKDLGILNLIQLEEKLLQYKEEIITSEISYLKSVTKNLADRSIKFAIPQGAPILWLIHYLQSHHNTR from the coding sequence ATGGCAGATGATTATCTGAATAAAATTCTGGCAGAATATAAAGAATGCCACGCCGCATATTCCGCTTTAGGCTCTAAAGTGGAGCACACGGTAAGGAGATTATGCAAAAATATACCTATCCATCAGATCACCAGCAGGGTCAAAACAAGATCGAGCCTGGCGCAAAAGATCATCAAGAAAGATAAATATAGGACCCTGGATGACATTACCGATATTTTAGGATTGAGAATCATCACCTATTTTGAAGATGACATTTCTAAAATTGAGGAAATCCTTAACCGTGAATTTACCGTAGACTGGAGCAATTCCGTTGACAAGGGACACATCGAGATTGATAAGTTCGGGTATAAAAGCATTCATTTTATTCTGCAGATCAATGAACAGAAAGCGAAGTCAAAAGAATATGCGGACTACAAAAATATCAGATTTGAAATCCAGATCAGGAGCATTCTCCAGCATTCATGGGCTGAAATCGAACATGATTTAGGCTATAAGTCGGTGACCGATATTCCTGAAAAGGCACAACGTACTTTTTACCGGGTTGCAGCCCTTCTGGAGCAGGCAGATATTGAATTTACCAAGCTGAAAAAAGAGATTCATGAATTTGAAAATTCAGTAAGTAAAAACCTGAAGAATAAAAGGGAGCTGATTAATATCAATGAGTCAACGATTATAGCGTTTGTAAAAAAGAACCCGCTGCTGCGCGAAATTGAAAGCATGGTAAGAAAAGCACTAAGAACGCCCGGCCAATCAAGATTTGATACAGCATATATCTCGGCGAATCACTTTCCGGCACAGCTTAAAGACCTGGGAATCCTGAACCTGATACAGCTTGAGGAAAAGCTTTTGCAGTATAAAGAAGAAATCATCACCAGTGAAATCAGTTATTTAAAGTCTGTCACTAAAAACCTGGCGGACCGAAGCATTAAATTTGCCATCCCGCAGGGCGCTCCCATACTCTGGCTGATCCATTATCTTCAAAGCCATCACAATACGAGGTGA
- a CDS encoding 2Fe-2S iron-sulfur cluster-binding protein, which produces MSDINIKITDREGVTHDVVAPTDMSMNLMEIIRSYELAEEGTIGVCGGMAMCASCQVYVISDPGLEPMGDEEDAMLAEAFHVKDNSRLGCQLHIADAMEGLEVEIAPYP; this is translated from the coding sequence ATGAGCGATATCAACATAAAAATTACCGATAGGGAAGGTGTTACGCATGATGTGGTTGCCCCTACGGATATGTCTATGAACCTGATGGAAATCATCCGTTCCTATGAACTGGCTGAAGAAGGGACCATTGGAGTATGCGGCGGGATGGCCATGTGTGCATCCTGTCAGGTTTACGTGATCAGCGATCCGGGCCTGGAGCCGATGGGTGATGAGGAAGATGCCATGCTGGCTGAGGCTTTCCATGTGAAAGATAACAGCCGCCTGGGTTGTCAGCTCCATATAGCAGATGCTATGGAAGGGCTGGAAGTGGAGATTGCTCCTTACCCTTAA